The following coding sequences lie in one Rutidosis leptorrhynchoides isolate AG116_Rl617_1_P2 chromosome 4, CSIRO_AGI_Rlap_v1, whole genome shotgun sequence genomic window:
- the LOC139903950 gene encoding RING-H2 finger protein ATL64-like produces the protein MVDSNVHDSSTVNVESNIMMMSIIAFFIAIVFCFLLYYFSKRGIQTTPRESNNPVSEQKRGLDALFLDKIKVIEYDPNEFKGGLECAVCLSDVEKGEKARILPKCDHGFHLECIDTWFLSHTTCPICRNAVNDQMELVLELEQEDLIHVLLEEDEDNHHHQDSASEQESSSTSSSSSMKNGEKPDLVIDIPRRDVLEEEEEKTPVSSSRMRSLRRMLSGSSRFNPFSPSSESQVKTQ, from the coding sequence ATGGTTGATAGTAATGTTCATGATTCTAGTACCGTGAATGTAGAAAGCAACATTATGATGATGTCCATCATAGCTTTCTTCATCGCCATCGTATTTTGTTTCCTTCTTTATTACTTCTCAAAGCGTGGGATACAAACAACGCCTCGAGAATCCAATAATCCTGTAAGCGAACAAAAACGCGGACTAGATGCTTTGTTCTTGGACAAGATAAAGGTCATTGAATATGACCCAAATGAGTTTAAAGGCGGTTTGGAATGTGCGGTTTGTTTATCCGATGTGGAGAAAGGAGAGAAAGCTAGAATTTTGCCTAAATGTGATCATGGGTTCCATTTAGAATGCATTGATACGTGGTTCCTTTCGCATACCACTTGTCCCATATGTAGAAACGCCGTTAATGATCAAATGGAACTCGTCCTAGAACTAGAACAAGAAGATTTAATACATGTTTTGTTGGAGGAAGATGaagataatcatcatcatcaagattcgGCTTCAGAACAAGAATCATCATcaacatcgtcatcatcatcaatgAAGAATGGAGAAAAGCCGGATTTGGTAATAGATATACCACGAAGGGATGTgcttgaggaagaagaagagaaaactCCGGTTTCTAGTTCAAGAATGAGATCGTTAAGGAGAATGCTAAGCGGTAGCTCGAGGTTTAATCCTTTTAGTCCAAGCTCGGAATCACAAGTTAAAACGCAATAA